The following proteins are co-located in the Salvelinus sp. IW2-2015 linkage group LG36, ASM291031v2, whole genome shotgun sequence genome:
- the LOC111959605 gene encoding E3 ubiquitin-protein ligase TRIM39 yields the protein MASANNPQSEMQLICSICEEVLKKPVTTPCGHNFCMDCIREYWKNNVLCQCPQCKEKFPNISELKVNTQLSKMVDEFWNPFVVNTTSPQDQCLDHPREVSHYICVGREVKAVNSSFEASYCETPLEPNQRVATLRRQQHVENPEEHMCERHGRCLEFKTDYNIHNTVALEVETRKNNVQLGKAEVQQMIKGRQQKMIEIRNRIQSSGINAEQEVENSCQTFRALMRSIERSQAELNEVISEKQKETKRLAEGLIKELEQEITDLKLLQSSPSLCTSPPTKDWSEIRVQSVENVGMVRKAVKRAGSQFEDALKSELKRLCEAELKVIQQWSVDVTLNPDTAHPNLTLSEDVKQLRHPGRRQNYPGNPERFFYIASVLGKEGFSSGRFYYEVQVKGNSLWSVGVARASIKRTIHAAKPENGLWTIQLGKGNVYRACTTDPTPLSLSEKPQKVGVYVDYEDGEVSFYNAQARSHIYSFTDCSFTEKLYPYFNLGVCGIDKMSAPLIISHVSQSD from the coding sequence ATGGCGTCAGCTAACAATCCACAGTCTGAAATGCAGTTAATATGCAGTATCTGTGAGGAGGTGCTCAAGAAACCAGTCACAACCCCATGTGGGCACAACTTCTGCATGGATTGTATCAGAGAATACTGGAAAAACAATGTCCTGTGCCAGTGTCCACAGTGCAAGGAGAAATTCCCTAACATATCTGAGCTAAAAGTCAATACTCAATTATCTAAAATGGTTGATGAGTTCTGGAATCCATTTGTGGTAAATACCACAAGCCCCCAGGACCAATGCCTGGACCATCCTAGAGAGGTGTCCCATTATATCTGTGTTGGGAGGGAGGTCAAGGCTGTGAATTCTTCTTTTGAGgcctcttactgtgagactcCCCTGGAGCCCAATCAGAGAGTCGCAACCTTGAGGAGACAACAGCATGTAGAGAATCCTGAAGAACATATGTGTGAGAGGCATGGGAGATGTCTGGAGTTCAAGACCGACTACAATATCCACAACACTGTCGCTCTTGAAGTGGAAACCAGAAAGAATAATGTACAGTTAGGAAAGGCTGAAGTGCAGCAGATGATTAAGGGCAGACAGCAGAAAATGATTGAGATCAGAAATAGAATACAATCTAGCGGAATAAATGCAGAGCAAGAGGTAGAGAACAGTTGTCAGACCTTTAGAGCTTTAATGCGCTCCATTGAAAGAAGCCAGGCTGAACTCAATGAGGTGATTTCAGAAAAGCAAAAGGAAACCAAAAGGCTGGCTGAAGGGCTCATtaaagagctggagcaggaaaTCACTGACCTAAAACTCCTCCAGAGCTCACCATCCCTGTGCACCTCTCCACCCACCAaggactggtctgagatcaggGTTCAGAGTGTTGAGAATGTCGGCATGGTGAGGAAAGCTGTGAAGAGAGCTGGCTCTCAGTTTGAAGATGCACTGAAGAGTGAATTGAAGAGGTTGTGTGAGGCTGAGCTCAAGGTTATTCAGCAGTGGTCAGTGGATGTAACTCTGAACCCTGATACAGCTCATCCCAATCTCACTCTCTCTGAAGATGTGAAACAACTTAGACATCCCGGTAGACGACAGAACTACCCTGGCAATCCAGAGAGGTTCTTCTATATTGCCAGCGTCCTGGGAAAGGAGGGCTTCTCCTCAGGAAGATTCTACTATGAGGTGCAGGTGAAGGGAAATAGTCTCTGGAGTGTAGGAGTGGCCAGAGCGTCCATTAAAAGAACGATTCATGCAGCAAAGCCTGAGAATGGACTCTGGACTATCCAGCTGGGGAAAGGGAATGTCTACAGGGCCTGCACCACTGACCCTACCCCCCTCTCCCTGAGTGAGAAGCCCCAGAAGGTGGGGGTCTATGTGGACTATGAAGATGGTGAGGTCTCCTTTTACAATGCCCAGGCCAGGTCTCATATCTACTCGTTTACCGATTGTTCCTTCACTGAGAAACTTTACCCGTACTTCAACCTTGGGGTTTGTGGCATTGACAAAATGTCAGCACCGTTGATCATCTCTCATGTGAGCCAATCAGATTGA
- the LOC111959603 gene encoding E3 ubiquitin-protein ligase TRIM39 isoform X2: MYPQHDMASVSSLLSEEQFLCPICLDVFTSPITTPCGHNFCKDCIHGYWHITSPCQCPMCKQKFSRRPELKVNTFIAEMADQFRRSVEIRATATSTQDQTQAAQPGEVPCDVCTGRKIKALKSCLECLASYCETHLDPHHILATFKKHNLIEPVINIEDRVCKRHQKILELFCRSDQTYMCQVCTEKRHKKHNVVPLEEESRERRAQLGNMEDVMQQMIQGRLQKMKEIKHTVQSGKINAEREIRESLQIFTALVRSIQRSQAELIEVIEEKQKAAERRAEGLIKELEQEITELKRRSTGVKQLSLTEDHLHLIHSFPSLCTPPPAKDWSEIRVQSVVYVGTVRRAVRRAGSQFEETLKNEVKRLCETELTRTQQCAVDVTLDPDTAHPKLILSDNGKQVAHGNTALNLPDNPERFYPGISVLGRESFSSGRFYYEVQVKGKTEWDIGVGRESVNKKGGNTLNPVHGYWTVGLRNRTEYWALTTPPVPLPLVDKPQRVGVYVDWEGGQVSFYDVDSRSHIYSFTGYIFAERLYAYFNPRKNNGGVNSAPLVISPVSDVTSSP; the protein is encoded by the coding sequence ACATGGCTTCCGTCAGCAGCCTGCTGTCCGAGGAGCAGTTCCTGTGCCCCATCTGTCTAGATGTGTTCACCAGCCCAATCACCACCCCGTGTGGACACAACTTCTGCAAGGACTGCATACATGGCTACTGGCATATCACCAGCCCGTGCCAGTGTCCCATGTGTAAGCAGAAATTCAGCAGAAGACCTGagctcaaagtcaatactttcaTAGCTGAGATGGCTGATCAGTTCAGAAGGTCAGTTGAAATTAGGGCTACTGCTACTAGTACACAGGACCAAACCCAAGCAGCCCAACCTGGAGAAGTGCCCTGTGACGTCTGCACTGGGAGGAAAATCAAGGCCTTGAAGTCCTGCCTGGAGTGTCTGgcctcttactgtgagactcacctaGATCCTCACCATATACTGGCCACCTTCAAGAAACACAATCTGATTGAGCCTGTGATTAACATAGAGGACAGAGTGTGTAAGCGGCACCAGAAAATTCTGGAGCTGTTCTGTAGAAGTGACCAGACGTACATGTGTCAGGTTTGCACTGAGAAAAGACATAAGAAACACAATGTTGTCCCTTTGGAggaagaaagcagagagaggagggctcaGCTGGGGAATATGGAAGATGTAATGCAGCAGATGATTCAGGGTCGACTGCAGAAAATGAAGGAGATCAAACACACAGTACAATCAGGCAAAataaatgcagagagagagattagggagAGCTTGCAGATCTTCACTGCTCTGGTGCGCTCCATTCAGAGAAGCCAGGCTGAGCTCATTGAGGTGATTGAAGAGAAGCAGAAAGCAGCAGAGAGGCGGGCTGAAGGGCTCATtaaagagctggagcaggaaaTCACAGAGCTAAAGAGGAGAAGCACTGGGGTGAAGCAGCTCTCACTCACTGAGGACCACCTCCACCTCATCCATAGCTTCCCATCCCTGTGCACCCCTCCACCCGCCAAGGACTGGTCCGAAATCAGAGTTCAAAGTGTTGTGTACGTAGGAACAGTGAGGAGAGCTGTGAGGAGAGCTGGATCCCAGTTTGAGGAGACACTGAAGAATGAAGTGAAAAGATTATGTGAAACAGAACTTACAAGAACTCAGCAGTGTGCTGTGGATGTGACGCTTGACCCTGATACAGCTCACCCTAAACTTATCCTCTCTGACAACGGTAAACAAGTGGCCCACGGCAATACAGCGCTGAATCTCCCTGACAACCCCGAGAGGTTTTACCCTGGTATCAGTGTCCTGGGTAGGGAGAGCTTCTCCTCAGGGAGGTTCTACTACGAGGTGCAGGTGAAGGGGAAGACAGAGTGGGACATAGGAGTGGGAAGAGAGTCTGTCAACAAGAAAGGAGGGAATACCCTAAACCCTGTACATGGCTACTGGACAGTAGGCCTGAGGAACAGGACTGAGTACTGGGCTCTGACGACCCCTCCTGTCCCCCTGCCACTGGTCGATAAGCCCCAGAGGGTGGGGGTGTACGTGGACTGGGAAGGGGGGCAGGTGTCCTTTTACGATGTGGATTCCAGATCTCATATCTACTCGTTCACCGGTTACATATTCGCAGAGAGACTCTATGCATACTTCAACCCCCGAAAGAATAACGGTGGGGTTAACTCAGCGCCATTGGTGATCTCGCCTGTCAGTGACGTTACCTCCTCACCTTAA
- the LOC111959603 gene encoding E3 ubiquitin-protein ligase TRIM39 isoform X3 — MASVSSLLSEEQFLCPICLDVFTSPITTPCGHNFCKDCIHGYWHITSPCQCPMCKQKFSRRPELKVNTFIAEMADQFRRSVEIRATATSTQDQTQAAQPGEVPCDVCTGRKIKALKSCLECLASYCETHLDPHHILATFKKHNLIEPVINIEDRVCKRHQKILELFCRSDQTYMCQVCTEKRHKKHNVVPLEEESRERRAQLGNMEDVMQQMIQGRLQKMKEIKHTVQSGKINAEREIRESLQIFTALVRSIQRSQAELIEVIEEKQKAAERRAEGLIKELEQEITELKRRSTGVKQLSLTEDHLHLIHSFPSLCTPPPAKDWSEIRVQSVVYVGTVRRAVRRAGSQFEETLKNEVKRLCETELTRTQQCAVDVTLDPDTAHPKLILSDNGKQVAHGNTALNLPDNPERFYPGISVLGRESFSSGRFYYEVQVKGKTEWDIGVGRESVNKKGGNTLNPVHGYWTVGLRNRTEYWALTTPPVPLPLVDKPQRVGVYVDWEGGQVSFYDVDSRSHIYSFTGYIFAERLYAYFNPRKNNGGVNSAPLVISPVSDVTSSP, encoded by the coding sequence ATGGCTTCCGTCAGCAGCCTGCTGTCCGAGGAGCAGTTCCTGTGCCCCATCTGTCTAGATGTGTTCACCAGCCCAATCACCACCCCGTGTGGACACAACTTCTGCAAGGACTGCATACATGGCTACTGGCATATCACCAGCCCGTGCCAGTGTCCCATGTGTAAGCAGAAATTCAGCAGAAGACCTGagctcaaagtcaatactttcaTAGCTGAGATGGCTGATCAGTTCAGAAGGTCAGTTGAAATTAGGGCTACTGCTACTAGTACACAGGACCAAACCCAAGCAGCCCAACCTGGAGAAGTGCCCTGTGACGTCTGCACTGGGAGGAAAATCAAGGCCTTGAAGTCCTGCCTGGAGTGTCTGgcctcttactgtgagactcacctaGATCCTCACCATATACTGGCCACCTTCAAGAAACACAATCTGATTGAGCCTGTGATTAACATAGAGGACAGAGTGTGTAAGCGGCACCAGAAAATTCTGGAGCTGTTCTGTAGAAGTGACCAGACGTACATGTGTCAGGTTTGCACTGAGAAAAGACATAAGAAACACAATGTTGTCCCTTTGGAggaagaaagcagagagaggagggctcaGCTGGGGAATATGGAAGATGTAATGCAGCAGATGATTCAGGGTCGACTGCAGAAAATGAAGGAGATCAAACACACAGTACAATCAGGCAAAataaatgcagagagagagattagggagAGCTTGCAGATCTTCACTGCTCTGGTGCGCTCCATTCAGAGAAGCCAGGCTGAGCTCATTGAGGTGATTGAAGAGAAGCAGAAAGCAGCAGAGAGGCGGGCTGAAGGGCTCATtaaagagctggagcaggaaaTCACAGAGCTAAAGAGGAGAAGCACTGGGGTGAAGCAGCTCTCACTCACTGAGGACCACCTCCACCTCATCCATAGCTTCCCATCCCTGTGCACCCCTCCACCCGCCAAGGACTGGTCCGAAATCAGAGTTCAAAGTGTTGTGTACGTAGGAACAGTGAGGAGAGCTGTGAGGAGAGCTGGATCCCAGTTTGAGGAGACACTGAAGAATGAAGTGAAAAGATTATGTGAAACAGAACTTACAAGAACTCAGCAGTGTGCTGTGGATGTGACGCTTGACCCTGATACAGCTCACCCTAAACTTATCCTCTCTGACAACGGTAAACAAGTGGCCCACGGCAATACAGCGCTGAATCTCCCTGACAACCCCGAGAGGTTTTACCCTGGTATCAGTGTCCTGGGTAGGGAGAGCTTCTCCTCAGGGAGGTTCTACTACGAGGTGCAGGTGAAGGGGAAGACAGAGTGGGACATAGGAGTGGGAAGAGAGTCTGTCAACAAGAAAGGAGGGAATACCCTAAACCCTGTACATGGCTACTGGACAGTAGGCCTGAGGAACAGGACTGAGTACTGGGCTCTGACGACCCCTCCTGTCCCCCTGCCACTGGTCGATAAGCCCCAGAGGGTGGGGGTGTACGTGGACTGGGAAGGGGGGCAGGTGTCCTTTTACGATGTGGATTCCAGATCTCATATCTACTCGTTCACCGGTTACATATTCGCAGAGAGACTCTATGCATACTTCAACCCCCGAAAGAATAACGGTGGGGTTAACTCAGCGCCATTGGTGATCTCGCCTGTCAGTGACGTTACCTCCTCACCTTAA